The window CGATGATGTTAAAGTTGGTGGCCAGGTTCTCTTTGATGATGGTTTGGTTGGAACCAAGATTTTGGAAAAGGACGATAAGAACCGTGAGTTAGTAGTGGAAGTTACTAACAACGGTGTCCTTGGTTCCCGGAAAGGGGTTAATGCTCCTGGCGTTTCCATCAACCTACCTGGAATCACTGAAAAGGATTCTGATGATATCCGCTTTGGTTGTGAACATGGCATTAACTACATTGCTGCTTCATTTGTACGGAAGCCTCAAGATATTCTGGACATTCGGGCATTATTGGAAGAAAAGAACATGCAAGATGTTCAAATCTTTCCAAAGATTGAATCCCAAGAAGGAATTGACAATTTCCCTGAAATCTTAAAAGTTTCTGATGGATTGATGGTTGCCCGTGGAGACATGGGTGTGGAAATTCCACCTGAAAATGTGCCGGCCGTGCAAAAACGTTTAATTAAGATGTGTAATGAAGCTGGTAAACCAGTGATTACTGCTACCCAAATGTTAGACTCCATGCAAGAAGAACCTCGTCCAACGCGGGCTGAAGTTTCTGACGTTGCGAACGCCGTTTACGATGGAACTGATGCTACGATGCTTTCTGGTGAAAGTGCCAACGGGGACTACCCAGTTGCTGCTGTTTCGATGATGGCTCGGATTGACGAAGTTTCTGACGGTCACTTTGAAGAATTCGGAACTCCTCGTCCCGAATTTAACGACGGTGACGTTACTGAAGCCCTTGGTGAATCTGTGGCTCGGATTGCTAAAGACATGGGGATTCACACGATTGTAGTCGCTACTGGTTCTGGTTACACAGCTCGGATGATTTCGAAGTACCACCCAGATGCTAACATCTTAGCATTAACCTTTGACGACCGGGTTC of the Fructilactobacillus cliffordii genome contains:
- the pyk gene encoding pyruvate kinase codes for the protein MKRTKIVSTLGPASNDVDTITTLLNSGANVFRFNFSHGDHEEHLSRMNMVKEAEKRTGKIAGILLDTKGAEIRTTEQVDGKIEFKTGDKFRISMDDSIKGTKDKIAVTYPGLYDDVKVGGQVLFDDGLVGTKILEKDDKNRELVVEVTNNGVLGSRKGVNAPGVSINLPGITEKDSDDIRFGCEHGINYIAASFVRKPQDILDIRALLEEKNMQDVQIFPKIESQEGIDNFPEILKVSDGLMVARGDMGVEIPPENVPAVQKRLIKMCNEAGKPVITATQMLDSMQEEPRPTRAEVSDVANAVYDGTDATMLSGESANGDYPVAAVSMMARIDEVSDGHFEEFGTPRPEFNDGDVTEALGESVARIAKDMGIHTIVVATGSGYTARMISKYHPDANILALTFDDRVRRGLTVNWAVNPVLVEKPESAEAMVNLAVAKAVETGLAKEGEEIIVTTGVPLGDEGTTNTVRVQLIGTKLAQGQGIGDETVIGKAVVAADADEANAKAVDGSVLVVKDTNKDYLPAMKKASAIVVETGGLTSYAAVIGISLDVPVIVAAHNATSTITDGEVVTVDARRGVVYQGNQAKND